A genomic region of Pongo pygmaeus isolate AG05252 chromosome 7, NHGRI_mPonPyg2-v2.0_pri, whole genome shotgun sequence contains the following coding sequences:
- the TMEM67 gene encoding meckelin isoform X4, giving the protein MSLTSEWFAKYLQSSAAACWVYANLTSCQALGNMCVMNMNSYDFATFDACRLFQFIFENTAGLSTVHSILFWRQNLPWLFYGDQLGLAPQVLSSTSLPTNFSFKGENQNTKLKFVAASYDIRGNFLKWQTLEGGVLQLCPDTETRLNAAYSFGTTYQQNCEIPISKILIDFPTPIFYDVYLEYTDENQHQHILAVPVLNLNLQHNKIFVNQDSNSGKWLLTRRIFLVDAVSGRENDLGSQPRVIRVATQISLSVHLVPNTINGNIYPPLITIAYSDIDIKDANSQSVKVSFSVTYEMDHGEAHVQTDIALGVLGGLAVLASLLKTAGWKRRIGSPMIDLQTVMKFLVYYAGDLANVFFIITVGTGLYWLIFFKAQKSVSVLLPMPVQEERFVTYVGCAFALKALQFLHKLISQITIDIFFIDWERPKGKVLKAVEGEGGVRSATVPVSIWRTYFIANEWNEIQTVRKINSLFQVLTVLFFLEVVGFKNLALMDSSSSLSRSPPSYIAPYSRILRYAVSAALWLAIGIIQVMFFAVFYERFIEDKIRQFVDLCSMSNISVFLLSHKCFGYYIHGRSVHGHADTNMEEMNMNLKREAENLCSQRGLVPNTDGQTFEIAISNQMRQHYDRIHETLIRKNGPARLLSSSASTFEQSIKAYHMMNKFLGSFIDHVHKEMDYFIKDKLLLERILGMEFMEPMEKSIFYNDEGYSFSSVLYYGNEATLLIFDLLFFCVVDLACQNFILASFLTYLQQEIFRYIRNTVGQKNLASKTLVDQRFLI; this is encoded by the exons GTATATGCCAATCTAACATCTTGTCAAGCTCTTGGAAATATGTGTGTGATGAACATGAATTCTTACGACTTTGCCACATTTGATGCATGTCGACTATTTCAGTTTATCTTTGAAAATACTGCTGGGCTGAGCACtgttcattctattttattttg GAGACAGAATCTTCCTTGGCTGTTTTATGGAGACCAGTTAGGATTAGCACCTCAAGTGCTCAGTTCTACCTCTCTTCCTACAAATTTCAGTTTTAAAGGAGAAAACCAG AATACAAAACTGAAGTTTGTTGCTGCTTCCTATGATATAAGAGGAAATTTTCTCAAGTGGCAAACTTTAGAAGGAGGTGTTTTACAG CTTTGTCCAGACACAGAGACAAGGCTAAATGCTGCTTATTCATTTGGAACAACCTACCAACAAAAT tGTGAGATTCCTATCTCTAAGATCTTAATTGACTTTCCCACTCCTATATTTTATGATGTGTACCTTGAATATACTGATGAAAATCAACATCAACATATTTTGGCTGTGCCTGTGTTAAACCTAAATCTTCAACACAATAAGATATTTGTGAACCAAG acaGCAACTCTGGAAAGTGGCTTCTAACTCGGCGCATTTTCTTAGTGGATGCAGTAAGTGGACGAGAAAATGACTTAGGAAGTCAGCCAAGAGTAATTCGAGTTGCTACTCAAATATCACTGAG cgTCCACCTTGTACCCAACACAATAAATGGAAACATCTACCCTCCCTTAATCACCATTGCCTACAGTGACATTGATATCAAAGATGCCAACAGCCAGTCTGTGAAG GTTTCTTTCTCAGTCACatatgaaatggatcatggagaAGCACATGTCCAGACAGAT attgctttgggtgtATTGGGTGGGCTAGCTGTTTTAGCATCTCTTTTGAAGACAGCAGGATGGAAGAGGCGCATTGGGAGTCCCATGATTGATTTACAG acAGTTATGAAATTCTTGGTGTACTATGCTGGTGATCTGGCCAATGTTTTCTTTATCATCACAGTGGGAACAGGTCTTTACTGGCTTATTTTCTTCAAA GCACAGAAGTCTGTCTCTGTTTTACTGCCAATGCCAGTTCAGGAAGAACGTTTTGTCACTTACGTTGGATGTGCCTTTGCTCTGAAG GCGCTACAATTTTTGCATAAGCTCATATCCCAGATTACAATAGATATATTCTTTATTGATTGGGAGCGACCTAAAGGAAAGGTTCTTAAAGCTGTTGAag GTGAGGGTGGTGTACGAAGTGCCACTGTTCCTGTAAGCATATGGAGAACATATTTTAtagcaaatgaatggaatgaaattcagacTGTGAGAAAAATTAATTCACTCTTTCAAGTACTTACTGTCCTCTTCTTTTTGGAG GTTGTGGGATTCAAGAACTTAGCATTAATGGACTCATCTTCCAGTCTTTCTAGAAGCCCACCTAGCTACATAGCTCCTTATAGCCGCATTTTGAGATATGCAGTGTCTGCTGCTCTTTGGCTAGCCATTGGAATTATACAG GTCATGTTCTTTGCTGTCTTTTATGAGAGATTTATAGAAGATAAAATTCGACAGTTTGTTGATTTGTGCTCTATGAGTAAT aTATCAGTGTTTCTGCTATCCCACAAATGTTTTGGATATTACATTCATGGTAGATCAGTACATGGGCATGCAGATACTAATATGGAAGAAATGAATATGAACCTTAAAAGAGAAGCG GAAAATTTGTGTAGCCAGAGAGGTTTGGTACCCAACACAGATGGTCAGACTTTTGAGATTGCGATTTCTAACCAGATGAGACAACATTATGACAGAATTCATGAGACACTAATAAGG AAAAATGGTCCTGCTAGACTATTGAGTTCATCAGCAAGTACTTTTGAGCAGAGTATAAAAGCATATCATATGATGAATAAATTTCTTGGCTCCTTCATTGACCAT GTTCATAAGGAAATGGATTACTTTATAAAAGATAAGTTGCTTCTTGAAAGAAttcttggaatggaattcatGGAACCAATGGAAAAAAGCATCTTTTACAATG atgaagGTTATTCTTTCAGCAGTGTCCTGTATTATGGAAATGAAGCTACCCTTCTTATTTTTGATCTGCTGTTCTTCTGTGTTGTGGATTTGGCttgccaaaattttattttagcatcCTTCCTTACATATCTACAACAagag ATTTTTAGATATATCCGTAATACAGTAGGACAAAAGAATTTGGCATCCAAAACATTGGTGGATCAAAGATTTTTGATTTAA